A region from the Lolium perenne isolate Kyuss_39 chromosome 4, Kyuss_2.0, whole genome shotgun sequence genome encodes:
- the LOC127297179 gene encoding uncharacterized protein — protein sequence MDHHPKLAPNATKAMEDKERKLQVPASDPDDDGSLPDLVGRQQPQLRREEQQQHQAPNISEMKPVTREAYGGGMYANEEGKREPGKPRASATQSADGPEEPVGRPRHPPPPSTGDRDLDITGMSYIQ from the coding sequence ATGGATCACCACCCGAAGCTGGCGCCGAACGCGACGAAGGCCATGGAGGACAAGGAGCGAAAGCTGCAGGTGCCGGCAAGCGACCCGGACGACGACGGCAGCCTCCCCGACCTCGTcggccggcagcagccgcagctgcGGCGTgaggagcagcagcagcaccagGCGCCCAACATCTCGGAGATGAAGCCGGTGACGCGCGAGGCGTACGGCGGCGGGATGTACGCTAACGAGGAGGGGAAGAGGGAGCCAGGGAAGCCGCGCGCCAGCGCCACGCAGAGCGCCGACGGGCCGGAGGAGCCCGTGGGCAGACCCAggcacccgccgccgccgtccaccGGCGACCGCGACCTCGACATCACCGGGATGTCATACATCCAGTAG